The following DNA comes from Candidatus Peregrinibacteria bacterium.
AAAGATTGATTTGGTTTTTCGAAGTTCAATAAAGGCATCTACAAGGCGCAACTCTCCTCCAATTCCTACTTTGGCATGACGCAGGGCGGAGAAAATTTCGGGCGTACAGAGGTTTTTTCCAATAAGCGCATAGTTGCTTGGAGCAGTTCCTTGTGCTGGTTTTTCTACGAACGAGCTAATCTCAAAACTCCCGTTTTCTATTTTTGTCGCCGATTCAACAATTCCAAATTTATGAGTTTCTTCTGGATGAACTTCTAGAATACCGAGGACACATTTATTATGTCCTTCTCCTGCGGTAAGAAGTTGTTCTGGAGAAGATTTTTCCGCATCAAAAATTTCATCCCCAAAAAAGGCAAAAAAATCATTATCTCCCACAAGATCTTCCGCTTGCAAAATAGCGTGTCCATCTCCGAGTGGTTCTTGTTGAACAACAGTGGCAACTTTTACGAGCCGAGCGAGCGCTCGAATTTCATCGGCATAATGATCCTTTCCTTTTTTTCTGAGTTCTTTTTCAAGCCATTCATTGGCATAAAAATGATTAGGCGTCACGCTTCCTTCTGGCGGAACAACGAAAATTACTTCCTCCACTCCCGCTTTGGCAAGTTCGCGAACAATAAGTTCAATGACAGGTCGGTCATAGACGGGGAGAATTTCTTTGGGGATACACTTTGTTGCTGGAAGAAAACGACTTCCCAGACCAGCAATAGGAATAACAGCTTTTCGAACACGACGCGCACTCATTGTTGTGATGAGGAAAGAGAAATGATTTTCGATTTTGCTTTTCGTGCCTTTGGAATTTCGAGAATGATAATGCCCTGTTCAATGCGGGCAATCATATCTGCGGTATTGACTGCAGAGGGAAGAAGAATATGCCGAGAAAATGAACCCCAGTAGCACTCCGAAACAAGATCTCGACTTTCTTGTGGAAGAAATGTTGGACGAACTCGCATTCCAGAAATAACGAGAAGATCGTCATTCAGAGAAA
Coding sequences within:
- a CDS encoding UTP--glucose-1-phosphate uridylyltransferase gives rise to the protein MSARRVRKAVIPIAGLGSRFLPATKCIPKEILPVYDRPVIELIVRELAKAGVEEVIFVVPPEGSVTPNHFYANEWLEKELRKKGKDHYADEIRALARLVKVATVVQQEPLGDGHAILQAEDLVGDNDFFAFFGDEIFDAEKSSPEQLLTAGEGHNKCVLGILEVHPEETHKFGIVESATKIENGSFEISSFVEKPAQGTAPSNYALIGKNLCTPEIFSALRHAKVGIGGELRLVDAFIELRKTKSIFGRILTGERFDVGNPDGLLAASSYFSQKNSSLQK
- a CDS encoding Hsp20/alpha crystallin family protein, translated to MLYTKEISVDTGEKRNTHTKLRTEEDVGYLALDVLETEETIFILAPIAGVEEGNLSISLNDDLLVISGMRVRPTFLPQESRDLVSECYWGSFSRHILLPSAVNTADMIARIEQGIIILEIPKARKAKSKIISLSSSQQ